The following are encoded together in the Oreochromis niloticus isolate F11D_XX linkage group LG12, O_niloticus_UMD_NMBU, whole genome shotgun sequence genome:
- the fancg gene encoding Fanconi anemia group G protein isoform X4, with the protein MYQPPSLLEKWIQENNELVNKCKQQEAGGGVVSRDHSQSSLRWCSSEFHKLLRKIQGIPPHVDHTQLELAVVCNTCVCFTAQSQFSEAELLLKEATERVLQMTGNNADTSDPLVLWRAVLKSAGNTALHPHVLYLLCLQWTLWLAKCQLENIGELQEEMTSLCETVCDGVGDGSPSEAKRRLAKSPLLVMDPKRLTELLQICTSIAQGAEKLNEGRSSEALSDLQAASTMPATRALVAYTHLLSGSCLAHMNRPQMALQCYKKALETDSRCVCALYRSMLIYRQLGNTQAEIQALRLLHSTLMLPPASEPVLGGIHPISPSLLLSSQSLSRLFSVPSALSVLYSLALKCVLSGRVTEGVEHYLDLLAALHSEDQHAVDAEVSVLPRMLELYLEAGTALLITRRPADCMALCNEVISTTLELVPEKVVLEEPEERIGGDARGLSVEGEDKVAMLLWAAAAYLLQGHCHAHLKDWKQAVTHYTRCINLVVKVRLKNRDFQPQIPAADVNVKHGKDLCALQRMKGLSLAWRGISFTQMDQLREALRDLQLSLQAFPDYTGAGLWCGEVLWRLGRKHEAAACWEKTWSLTTQTSVEKLPLYLQDPQSGPLLDSVELRLRIQELGLT; encoded by the exons ATGTATCAGCCGCCCTCTTTACTCGAGAAGTGGATTCAGGAGAACAACGAGTTGGTAAATAAGTGTAAG CAGCAGGAGGCAGGTGGAGGTGTCGTGAGCCGAGACCACAGCCAGTCCAGCCTGAGGTGGTGTTCCTCTGAATTTCACAAACTTTTGAGGAAAATCCAAG GTATCCCTCCTCATGTAGATCACACACAGCTGGAGTTGGCAGTGGTGTGCAATACGTGTGTATGCTTTACTGCTCAGTCTCAATTTTCAGAAGCTGAGCTGCTCCTCAAAGAAGCCACAGAGCGAG TGTTACAGATGACAGGAAATAACGCTGATACTTCTGATCCACTTGTGTTGTGGAGAGCAGTGCTTAAATCAGCGGGAAACACAGCTTTGCATCCTCATGTTTTGTACCTTCTCTGTCTGCAGTGGACACTATGGCTGGCCAAATGCCAGCTAGAAAATATAGGGGAATTACAG GAGGAGATGACTTCTCTTTGTGAGACAGTATGTGATGGAGTTGGGGATGGCAGTCCAAGCGAGGCAAAAAGAAGGTTGGCAAAGAGTCCTCTGTTGGTAATGGACCCGAAAAGGCTTACCGAATTATTACAGATCTGCACTTCCATTGCTCAAG GTGCAGAAAAGCTGAATGAGGGTCGGAGTTCAGAAGCGTTGTCTGATCTACAGGCGGCTTCCACAATGCCAGCTACCAGGGCTCTAGTGGCATATACACACCTTCTTTCAGGCTCCTGCCTCGCTCATATG AACCGCCCACAGATGGCACTGCAGTGTTACAAGAAGGCACTCGAGACAGACTCCCGTTGTGTGTGTGCTCTGTACCGAAGCATGCTCATCTATAGACAGCTGGGAAACACACAGGCTGAGATACAGGCTCTTCGCCTACTGCACTCA ACTTTGATGTTGCCCCCTGCTTCAGAGCCTGTTTTGGGAGGTATCCATCCCATCTCTCCATCCTTACTCCTCAGTAGCCAATCACTAAGCAGGCTGTTTTCAGTCCCGTCTGCCCTAAGTGTCCTTTACAGCCTTGCCCTCAAGTGTGTGCTCAGTGGCAG GGTTACTGAGGGTGTTGAACATTATCTGGATCTGCTGGCTGCTCTTCACTCAGAGGATCAACATGca GTGGATGCTGAGGTTTCTGTCCTCCCCAGGATGCTGGAGCTTTACCTGGAGGCTGGCACTGCCTTGCTCATTACCCGGCGTCCTGCAGATTGCATGGCGCTCTGCAATGAAGTCATCAGCACGACACTGGAGCTGGTGCCAGAGAAAGTGGTGTTGGAAGAGCCAGAGGAAAGAATTGGAGGAGACGCGAGGGGTCTGAGTGTGGAGGGTGAAGATAAGGTGGCGATGCTCCTCTGGGCCGCAGCTGCCTACCTCCTCCAGGGTCACTGCCACGCTCACTTGAAGGACTGGAAACAAGCTGTGACTCATTACACGAG GTGCATCAACCTGGTGGTGAAGGTGCGTTTAAAAAACAGAG ATTTCCAACCACAGATCCCTGCTGCAGATGTGAATGTTAAGCATGGGAAAGATCTGTGTGCCCTGCAAAGAATGAAGGGGCTTTCACTAGCATGGAGGGGTATCAGCTTCACCCAGATGGACCAGCTGAGAGAGGCGCTGAGGGACCTCCAGCTCAGCCTGCAGGCCTTCCCAG ATTATACAGGAGCCGGGCTGTGGTGCGGTGAGGTGCTATGGAGGCTTGGCAGGAAGCATGAGGCAGCAGCTTGCTGGGAAAAGACCTGGAGCCTCACGACTCAAACCTCAGTGGA AAAACTGCCTTTGTACCTACAGGATCCTCAGTCTGGCCCTTTGTTGGACTCTGTGGAGTTGCGGCTTAGAATACAGGAACTTGGCCTTACCTAA
- the fancg gene encoding Fanconi anemia group G protein isoform X1: MYQPPSLLEKWIQENNELVNKCKQQEAGGGVVSRDHSQSSLRWCSSEFHKLLRKIQGIPPHVDHTQLELAVVCNTCVCFTAQSQFSEAELLLKEATERVLQMTGNNADTSDPLVLWRAVLKSAGNTALHPHVLYLLCLQWTLWLAKCQLENIGELQEEMTSLCETVCDGVGDGSPSEAKRRLAKSPLLVMDPKRLTELLQICTSIAQGAEKLNEGRSSEALSDLQAASTMPATRALVAYTHLLSGSCLAHMNRPQMALQCYKKALETDSRCVCALYRSMLIYRQLGNTQAEIQALRLLHSTLMLPPASEPVLGGIHPISPSLLLSSQSLSRLFSVPSALSVLYSLALKCVLSGRVTEGVEHYLDLLAALHSEDQHAVKVDAEVSVLPRMLELYLEAGTALLITRRPADCMALCNEVISTTLELVPEKVVLEEPEERIGGDARGLSVEGEDKVAMLLWAAAAYLLQGHCHAHLKDWKQAVTHYTRCINLVVKVRLKNRDFQPQIPAADVNVKHGKDLCALQRMKGLSLAWRGISFTQMDQLREALRDLQLSLQAFPDYTGAGLWCGEVLWRLGRKHEAAACWEKTWSLTTQTSVEKLPLYLQDPQSGPLLDSVELRLRIQELGLT, from the exons ATGTATCAGCCGCCCTCTTTACTCGAGAAGTGGATTCAGGAGAACAACGAGTTGGTAAATAAGTGTAAG CAGCAGGAGGCAGGTGGAGGTGTCGTGAGCCGAGACCACAGCCAGTCCAGCCTGAGGTGGTGTTCCTCTGAATTTCACAAACTTTTGAGGAAAATCCAAG GTATCCCTCCTCATGTAGATCACACACAGCTGGAGTTGGCAGTGGTGTGCAATACGTGTGTATGCTTTACTGCTCAGTCTCAATTTTCAGAAGCTGAGCTGCTCCTCAAAGAAGCCACAGAGCGAG TGTTACAGATGACAGGAAATAACGCTGATACTTCTGATCCACTTGTGTTGTGGAGAGCAGTGCTTAAATCAGCGGGAAACACAGCTTTGCATCCTCATGTTTTGTACCTTCTCTGTCTGCAGTGGACACTATGGCTGGCCAAATGCCAGCTAGAAAATATAGGGGAATTACAG GAGGAGATGACTTCTCTTTGTGAGACAGTATGTGATGGAGTTGGGGATGGCAGTCCAAGCGAGGCAAAAAGAAGGTTGGCAAAGAGTCCTCTGTTGGTAATGGACCCGAAAAGGCTTACCGAATTATTACAGATCTGCACTTCCATTGCTCAAG GTGCAGAAAAGCTGAATGAGGGTCGGAGTTCAGAAGCGTTGTCTGATCTACAGGCGGCTTCCACAATGCCAGCTACCAGGGCTCTAGTGGCATATACACACCTTCTTTCAGGCTCCTGCCTCGCTCATATG AACCGCCCACAGATGGCACTGCAGTGTTACAAGAAGGCACTCGAGACAGACTCCCGTTGTGTGTGTGCTCTGTACCGAAGCATGCTCATCTATAGACAGCTGGGAAACACACAGGCTGAGATACAGGCTCTTCGCCTACTGCACTCA ACTTTGATGTTGCCCCCTGCTTCAGAGCCTGTTTTGGGAGGTATCCATCCCATCTCTCCATCCTTACTCCTCAGTAGCCAATCACTAAGCAGGCTGTTTTCAGTCCCGTCTGCCCTAAGTGTCCTTTACAGCCTTGCCCTCAAGTGTGTGCTCAGTGGCAG GGTTACTGAGGGTGTTGAACATTATCTGGATCTGCTGGCTGCTCTTCACTCAGAGGATCAACATGcagtaaaa GTGGATGCTGAGGTTTCTGTCCTCCCCAGGATGCTGGAGCTTTACCTGGAGGCTGGCACTGCCTTGCTCATTACCCGGCGTCCTGCAGATTGCATGGCGCTCTGCAATGAAGTCATCAGCACGACACTGGAGCTGGTGCCAGAGAAAGTGGTGTTGGAAGAGCCAGAGGAAAGAATTGGAGGAGACGCGAGGGGTCTGAGTGTGGAGGGTGAAGATAAGGTGGCGATGCTCCTCTGGGCCGCAGCTGCCTACCTCCTCCAGGGTCACTGCCACGCTCACTTGAAGGACTGGAAACAAGCTGTGACTCATTACACGAG GTGCATCAACCTGGTGGTGAAGGTGCGTTTAAAAAACAGAG ATTTCCAACCACAGATCCCTGCTGCAGATGTGAATGTTAAGCATGGGAAAGATCTGTGTGCCCTGCAAAGAATGAAGGGGCTTTCACTAGCATGGAGGGGTATCAGCTTCACCCAGATGGACCAGCTGAGAGAGGCGCTGAGGGACCTCCAGCTCAGCCTGCAGGCCTTCCCAG ATTATACAGGAGCCGGGCTGTGGTGCGGTGAGGTGCTATGGAGGCTTGGCAGGAAGCATGAGGCAGCAGCTTGCTGGGAAAAGACCTGGAGCCTCACGACTCAAACCTCAGTGGA AAAACTGCCTTTGTACCTACAGGATCCTCAGTCTGGCCCTTTGTTGGACTCTGTGGAGTTGCGGCTTAGAATACAGGAACTTGGCCTTACCTAA
- the fancg gene encoding Fanconi anemia group G protein isoform X2 — MYQPPSLLEKWIQENNELVNKCKQQEAGGGVVSRDHSQSSLRWCSSEFHKLLRKIQGIPPHVDHTQLELAVVCNTCVCFTAQSQFSEAELLLKEATERVLQMTGNNADTSDPLVLWRAVLKSAGNTALHPHVLYLLCLQWTLWLAKCQLENIGELQEEMTSLCETVCDGVGDGSPSEAKRRLAKSPLLVMDPKRLTELLQICTSIAQGAEKLNEGRSSEALSDLQAASTMPATRALVAYTHLLSGSCLAHMNRPQMALQCYKKALETDSRCVCALYRSMLIYRQLGNTQAEIQALRLLHSTLMLPPASEPVLGGIHPISPSLLLSSQSLSRLFSVPSALSVLYSLALKCVLSGRVTEGVEHYLDLLAALHSEDQHAVKVKIITNKITMMLELYLEAGTALLITRRPADCMALCNEVISTTLELVPEKVVLEEPEERIGGDARGLSVEGEDKVAMLLWAAAAYLLQGHCHAHLKDWKQAVTHYTRCINLVVKVRLKNRDFQPQIPAADVNVKHGKDLCALQRMKGLSLAWRGISFTQMDQLREALRDLQLSLQAFPDYTGAGLWCGEVLWRLGRKHEAAACWEKTWSLTTQTSVEKLPLYLQDPQSGPLLDSVELRLRIQELGLT; from the exons ATGTATCAGCCGCCCTCTTTACTCGAGAAGTGGATTCAGGAGAACAACGAGTTGGTAAATAAGTGTAAG CAGCAGGAGGCAGGTGGAGGTGTCGTGAGCCGAGACCACAGCCAGTCCAGCCTGAGGTGGTGTTCCTCTGAATTTCACAAACTTTTGAGGAAAATCCAAG GTATCCCTCCTCATGTAGATCACACACAGCTGGAGTTGGCAGTGGTGTGCAATACGTGTGTATGCTTTACTGCTCAGTCTCAATTTTCAGAAGCTGAGCTGCTCCTCAAAGAAGCCACAGAGCGAG TGTTACAGATGACAGGAAATAACGCTGATACTTCTGATCCACTTGTGTTGTGGAGAGCAGTGCTTAAATCAGCGGGAAACACAGCTTTGCATCCTCATGTTTTGTACCTTCTCTGTCTGCAGTGGACACTATGGCTGGCCAAATGCCAGCTAGAAAATATAGGGGAATTACAG GAGGAGATGACTTCTCTTTGTGAGACAGTATGTGATGGAGTTGGGGATGGCAGTCCAAGCGAGGCAAAAAGAAGGTTGGCAAAGAGTCCTCTGTTGGTAATGGACCCGAAAAGGCTTACCGAATTATTACAGATCTGCACTTCCATTGCTCAAG GTGCAGAAAAGCTGAATGAGGGTCGGAGTTCAGAAGCGTTGTCTGATCTACAGGCGGCTTCCACAATGCCAGCTACCAGGGCTCTAGTGGCATATACACACCTTCTTTCAGGCTCCTGCCTCGCTCATATG AACCGCCCACAGATGGCACTGCAGTGTTACAAGAAGGCACTCGAGACAGACTCCCGTTGTGTGTGTGCTCTGTACCGAAGCATGCTCATCTATAGACAGCTGGGAAACACACAGGCTGAGATACAGGCTCTTCGCCTACTGCACTCA ACTTTGATGTTGCCCCCTGCTTCAGAGCCTGTTTTGGGAGGTATCCATCCCATCTCTCCATCCTTACTCCTCAGTAGCCAATCACTAAGCAGGCTGTTTTCAGTCCCGTCTGCCCTAAGTGTCCTTTACAGCCTTGCCCTCAAGTGTGTGCTCAGTGGCAG GGTTACTGAGGGTGTTGAACATTATCTGGATCTGCTGGCTGCTCTTCACTCAGAGGATCAACATGcagtaaaagtgaaaataataacaaacaaaatcacaat GATGCTGGAGCTTTACCTGGAGGCTGGCACTGCCTTGCTCATTACCCGGCGTCCTGCAGATTGCATGGCGCTCTGCAATGAAGTCATCAGCACGACACTGGAGCTGGTGCCAGAGAAAGTGGTGTTGGAAGAGCCAGAGGAAAGAATTGGAGGAGACGCGAGGGGTCTGAGTGTGGAGGGTGAAGATAAGGTGGCGATGCTCCTCTGGGCCGCAGCTGCCTACCTCCTCCAGGGTCACTGCCACGCTCACTTGAAGGACTGGAAACAAGCTGTGACTCATTACACGAG GTGCATCAACCTGGTGGTGAAGGTGCGTTTAAAAAACAGAG ATTTCCAACCACAGATCCCTGCTGCAGATGTGAATGTTAAGCATGGGAAAGATCTGTGTGCCCTGCAAAGAATGAAGGGGCTTTCACTAGCATGGAGGGGTATCAGCTTCACCCAGATGGACCAGCTGAGAGAGGCGCTGAGGGACCTCCAGCTCAGCCTGCAGGCCTTCCCAG ATTATACAGGAGCCGGGCTGTGGTGCGGTGAGGTGCTATGGAGGCTTGGCAGGAAGCATGAGGCAGCAGCTTGCTGGGAAAAGACCTGGAGCCTCACGACTCAAACCTCAGTGGA AAAACTGCCTTTGTACCTACAGGATCCTCAGTCTGGCCCTTTGTTGGACTCTGTGGAGTTGCGGCTTAGAATACAGGAACTTGGCCTTACCTAA
- the fancg gene encoding Fanconi anemia group G protein isoform X3, giving the protein MYQPPSLLEKWIQENNELVNKCKQEAGGGVVSRDHSQSSLRWCSSEFHKLLRKIQGIPPHVDHTQLELAVVCNTCVCFTAQSQFSEAELLLKEATERVLQMTGNNADTSDPLVLWRAVLKSAGNTALHPHVLYLLCLQWTLWLAKCQLENIGELQEEMTSLCETVCDGVGDGSPSEAKRRLAKSPLLVMDPKRLTELLQICTSIAQGAEKLNEGRSSEALSDLQAASTMPATRALVAYTHLLSGSCLAHMNRPQMALQCYKKALETDSRCVCALYRSMLIYRQLGNTQAEIQALRLLHSTLMLPPASEPVLGGIHPISPSLLLSSQSLSRLFSVPSALSVLYSLALKCVLSGRVTEGVEHYLDLLAALHSEDQHAVKVDAEVSVLPRMLELYLEAGTALLITRRPADCMALCNEVISTTLELVPEKVVLEEPEERIGGDARGLSVEGEDKVAMLLWAAAAYLLQGHCHAHLKDWKQAVTHYTRCINLVVKVRLKNRDFQPQIPAADVNVKHGKDLCALQRMKGLSLAWRGISFTQMDQLREALRDLQLSLQAFPDYTGAGLWCGEVLWRLGRKHEAAACWEKTWSLTTQTSVEKLPLYLQDPQSGPLLDSVELRLRIQELGLT; this is encoded by the exons ATGTATCAGCCGCCCTCTTTACTCGAGAAGTGGATTCAGGAGAACAACGAGTTGGTAAATAAGTGTAAG CAGGAGGCAGGTGGAGGTGTCGTGAGCCGAGACCACAGCCAGTCCAGCCTGAGGTGGTGTTCCTCTGAATTTCACAAACTTTTGAGGAAAATCCAAG GTATCCCTCCTCATGTAGATCACACACAGCTGGAGTTGGCAGTGGTGTGCAATACGTGTGTATGCTTTACTGCTCAGTCTCAATTTTCAGAAGCTGAGCTGCTCCTCAAAGAAGCCACAGAGCGAG TGTTACAGATGACAGGAAATAACGCTGATACTTCTGATCCACTTGTGTTGTGGAGAGCAGTGCTTAAATCAGCGGGAAACACAGCTTTGCATCCTCATGTTTTGTACCTTCTCTGTCTGCAGTGGACACTATGGCTGGCCAAATGCCAGCTAGAAAATATAGGGGAATTACAG GAGGAGATGACTTCTCTTTGTGAGACAGTATGTGATGGAGTTGGGGATGGCAGTCCAAGCGAGGCAAAAAGAAGGTTGGCAAAGAGTCCTCTGTTGGTAATGGACCCGAAAAGGCTTACCGAATTATTACAGATCTGCACTTCCATTGCTCAAG GTGCAGAAAAGCTGAATGAGGGTCGGAGTTCAGAAGCGTTGTCTGATCTACAGGCGGCTTCCACAATGCCAGCTACCAGGGCTCTAGTGGCATATACACACCTTCTTTCAGGCTCCTGCCTCGCTCATATG AACCGCCCACAGATGGCACTGCAGTGTTACAAGAAGGCACTCGAGACAGACTCCCGTTGTGTGTGTGCTCTGTACCGAAGCATGCTCATCTATAGACAGCTGGGAAACACACAGGCTGAGATACAGGCTCTTCGCCTACTGCACTCA ACTTTGATGTTGCCCCCTGCTTCAGAGCCTGTTTTGGGAGGTATCCATCCCATCTCTCCATCCTTACTCCTCAGTAGCCAATCACTAAGCAGGCTGTTTTCAGTCCCGTCTGCCCTAAGTGTCCTTTACAGCCTTGCCCTCAAGTGTGTGCTCAGTGGCAG GGTTACTGAGGGTGTTGAACATTATCTGGATCTGCTGGCTGCTCTTCACTCAGAGGATCAACATGcagtaaaa GTGGATGCTGAGGTTTCTGTCCTCCCCAGGATGCTGGAGCTTTACCTGGAGGCTGGCACTGCCTTGCTCATTACCCGGCGTCCTGCAGATTGCATGGCGCTCTGCAATGAAGTCATCAGCACGACACTGGAGCTGGTGCCAGAGAAAGTGGTGTTGGAAGAGCCAGAGGAAAGAATTGGAGGAGACGCGAGGGGTCTGAGTGTGGAGGGTGAAGATAAGGTGGCGATGCTCCTCTGGGCCGCAGCTGCCTACCTCCTCCAGGGTCACTGCCACGCTCACTTGAAGGACTGGAAACAAGCTGTGACTCATTACACGAG GTGCATCAACCTGGTGGTGAAGGTGCGTTTAAAAAACAGAG ATTTCCAACCACAGATCCCTGCTGCAGATGTGAATGTTAAGCATGGGAAAGATCTGTGTGCCCTGCAAAGAATGAAGGGGCTTTCACTAGCATGGAGGGGTATCAGCTTCACCCAGATGGACCAGCTGAGAGAGGCGCTGAGGGACCTCCAGCTCAGCCTGCAGGCCTTCCCAG ATTATACAGGAGCCGGGCTGTGGTGCGGTGAGGTGCTATGGAGGCTTGGCAGGAAGCATGAGGCAGCAGCTTGCTGGGAAAAGACCTGGAGCCTCACGACTCAAACCTCAGTGGA AAAACTGCCTTTGTACCTACAGGATCCTCAGTCTGGCCCTTTGTTGGACTCTGTGGAGTTGCGGCTTAGAATACAGGAACTTGGCCTTACCTAA